The DNA region GACGGTCGAGGAGTAGCCCTTCGACTTGATGATCTCGCCGTTGACGTTGAACTTCGGCGAGCGGAAGTTGTAGGTCGACGGGTCGACGGTCGCGCGCCACTGGTCCCAGCCGGGCGGTACGTCACCTCGGGTCTCACCCTCGCCGTAGCCGTTGAGGTACTTCCCCGCCAGGATCGTCGCGTAGCCCGCGTCCTGCAGCGAGCTGGCGACCGTCGAGGAGTCGTCGAAGGCCGCATATCCACCGTGGGGCCCCTCGATCGTGCGCGCACCGTGGTTGTGGGCGTACTGCCCGGTCAGCAGCGAGGCCCGCGCTGGCACGCAGATCGGCGTCGGCGCGATCCCCTCCGAGAAGGAGACCCCGGTCCGCTCGACCAGCTTGCGCACCTGCGGCAGGTAGTCCATGTCGAGATAGGAGAGGTCGTCGACGGTGACCAGCAGCAGGTTCGGCTTCTTCACCGGCCGTTCCAGAGCAGGCGTACGCGTCGGGGCCGCCGCCATCGCGGCCGGCTCGTGCACCAGCCCGGTCACGGCGAGGGCGCTCATCGCAGCCGTCGCCACGGCTGCGCGCCTGCGACGGGTGAACAGATTGCCGACCGACATGACCAAACACTCCCCAGTAATATGAGTTATTTAGTCTACTTTAACGCGACGGCGCCTCCAGAAGAATCCGCGCTCGTCCGCCGGACGCGCGTTCAGTCGGCCTGGACCGTGCTGGTCACCAGCGAGAGGGACACGATGCCGGGCAGGTAGCGGTCGTCGCTGAGCTCGAAGGCGCGACCGTCGGCGAACCGCGCGGTGCGGACGACCCGCAGCAGCGGGCTCCCCCGGGAGACCCCGAGCAGGCGGCCGTCCATGGCCGAGGTCGCGAAGGCCTCGATCCGGTGCTCGGCGTGCGCGAGACGGACGCCGAGCTCGGCCTCGACCACGTCGACGATCGAGGGCGCGTCGACCGGCAGCGCCTCGATGGTCGGGGCGAGCCAGCCGGGGAACACGGTGTGCTCGACCATGGCCGGCGCCCCGTCGAGGGAGCGGACCCGCACCACCCGCAGCACCGGGTTGCCCGGCCGCTCGCCGAGCTCGCGCGCCTCCAGGGTGGTGGCACGGCCACGCGCCACATCGACGAACCGGCCGCCGGGGCTCAGCCCGGACGCGACCGCCCACTGCGCGAACGAGCGCACCCCCAGGCTCTGCAGCCGCGTGGCCACATGGGGGTGCCAGTGCCGGCCGTGGTGGGAGACGAGACGGCTGTCGGTCTCCAGCCGGGCCAGCGCGCGTTCCACGGTGCCGCGCGCGACCCCGAACTCCCGCGCCAGGCAGGACACCGCCGGGAGCGGCCTGCCCGGCGGGTACTCGCCCGCTCGGATCCGCCCCTCCAACGTCGCCGCGACCGCGTGGTAGCGGCGCGACGCCCTCGACTCCCGCATCGGGTCACCCCGTCCCGAGGACACGTTGGACGAACCAGAACAGCCCGACGACGGCGACCCCCGTGGCCGCGGCGACGCCGAGCCACCAGCCGATCACCGGCTGCCGACGCCGCAGGACCAACAGCACCGGGAAGGCCAGCGCGATGATCACGAGCTGCACGGCCTCGATGCCGAGGTTGAAGACGAGGAGGGAGACCAGCAGCCGCCACGAGAACGGCTCGTCGATGCCGAGGGCACCGGCGAAGCCCAGGCCGTGGATCAGGCCGAACCCGAAGACCACCGCGAGCCGAGCCCTCTCCCCCGACATCCACGATCCCGCCGTCCCCGGCGCGGTCTCGGTGGCCGTACGCACCGGCGCGGCCACGGCGAGGACGCCGCCGGAAGAGGCGACCGGCGCAGGACCGACACCGGCCGGCTCCCCGAGCGACGGCGAGCCGGAGCGGCCGGGGCGCCCACCGCGCCACGAGCCCCACACGTGCCAGGCGGCCACCGCCGCGATCGACAGCGCGATCACGGGCTCGACGATCGCGGCCGGGACCGACACGAGACCGAGGCTCGCCAGCACGAACGTCACCGAGTGCGCCGCCGTGAACGCGGTCGCGGCCAGCAGGATGTCGCGCGGGCGGCGTGAGCCGACGATGAGCGCGACGAGGAACAGGATGTGGTCGATGCCGAAGAGCAGGTGCTCGGCACCGAGGACGAAGAACTCCAGCAGCCTCGTCGGCGACGACTCGTCCGTGGAGAAGCTCGGGTCCTCGGCGGTGAGGACCGTGTTGCCGGATGCCTCGGGCAGCGAGTACTCCACGATCGTCTCGGTGCTCCCGACGAAGCCCTCCGACTCGGGGAACAGCTCGCTGGAGATCTCGTACGCGGCGTCGCCCGTCACCTCGGGGCAGGCATGGTCGAGGGTCACCACGACGTGCGGCACGCCGTCGCGCTCGGTGGTCCGGAGCTCGTCGGCGATCGACGGCGCACAGTCCTGGCCGTCCACGGCGATGCGGAAGCGGTCGCCGAGGTAGCCCAGCACCGCGTCCCGGTGCTCCTCGATCAGGCCGACGTCGGCGCCGGAGGTCTGGAAGGCAGCCTTGGCCTCGCTCTCCAGCCCGGGGTCGCCCTCGGCCTTCGCCACCGACCTGACCAGGAGGACGTACTCCATCTCGAGCTCGGTGCTCACGACACCGTCGGCGCGCTGGGTCGTCTCGGCGTAGACCGTGGAGGTGAAGCCGTGGGCCGAGGCCGGGGGCGTCAGCAGGACGGGCGCGAGCAGCGCCAGTGCAGCAGCGGCGAGGAGACGTACGCCGGTGGGAACGGTCATGAGGATCCTCGATCCGAAAGTGGGGGAAGGAGGCCCGCCCGGCACTCCGCCGGGCGGGCCTCCCGGCGGGTCAGACGATCGGCTCGGTGTCGAGTCGAACGTGGTCGATGGCCCAGTACCAGTCGTTCATGGCGTTGAAGAGCCGGAAGTTGACCTTCATCGAGGTCGCGCCGGCCGGCACGTCGACCGGCAGGTTCACGGTCTTGTTGCCCTGGCTCAGGTCGGGGGTGTTGGCCGGCGTCCAGTGGACCAGCTGCACCTTCTGGCCGGTGTCGAACTCGACGGTGACCTCGGCCTCCTGCGGCTCCTCCTCGCGGTAGTGGTTGTCCCAGGCGAGGTAGACGCGCGAGGTCCCGGCCGGGATCGGCGCGCTGGGGGTGGAGAGCGTCGAGTCGAAGCGGCCGCGGCTCTCCGGGTCGTTGACGTCGTCCCACTCGTCGGGGTCGGCGACGGCCACGACGTTGCGACCCAGCGTGAAGCCGCTGCGGTCCTGGTCGTCACCGTTCTGCCAGAACGCCTTGGTCATCAGCGACCAGCCGTTCATCTCCTTGGTGCCGGTGGGCATGTCGGGGGCGTTGGTGATCGTCCATCCCGCCGGCGTGGTCTTGGTCCACCCGAGGACGCTCGCGTTCGCCGGCATGTTGTGCTCGACGCCGTACTGGAGCTGGCCGGCCACCGACTCGAAGTCCTGGTAGACGAGGTAG from Nocardioides luteus includes:
- a CDS encoding GntR family transcriptional regulator; amino-acid sequence: MRESRASRRYHAVAATLEGRIRAGEYPPGRPLPAVSCLAREFGVARGTVERALARLETDSRLVSHHGRHWHPHVATRLQSLGVRSFAQWAVASGLSPGGRFVDVARGRATTLEARELGERPGNPVLRVVRVRSLDGAPAMVEHTVFPGWLAPTIEALPVDAPSIVDVVEAELGVRLAHAEHRIEAFATSAMDGRLLGVSRGSPLLRVVRTARFADGRAFELSDDRYLPGIVSLSLVTSTVQAD
- a CDS encoding HupE/UreJ family protein, yielding MTVPTGVRLLAAAALALLAPVLLTPPASAHGFTSTVYAETTQRADGVVSTELEMEYVLLVRSVAKAEGDPGLESEAKAAFQTSGADVGLIEEHRDAVLGYLGDRFRIAVDGQDCAPSIADELRTTERDGVPHVVVTLDHACPEVTGDAAYEISSELFPESEGFVGSTETIVEYSLPEASGNTVLTAEDPSFSTDESSPTRLLEFFVLGAEHLLFGIDHILFLVALIVGSRRPRDILLAATAFTAAHSVTFVLASLGLVSVPAAIVEPVIALSIAAVAAWHVWGSWRGGRPGRSGSPSLGEPAGVGPAPVASSGGVLAVAAPVRTATETAPGTAGSWMSGERARLAVVFGFGLIHGLGFAGALGIDEPFSWRLLVSLLVFNLGIEAVQLVIIALAFPVLLVLRRRQPVIGWWLGVAAATGVAVVGLFWFVQRVLGTG